One segment of Panicum virgatum strain AP13 chromosome 1K, P.virgatum_v5, whole genome shotgun sequence DNA contains the following:
- the LOC120645646 gene encoding clathrin interactor EPSIN 2-like has product MKKAFNQTVRDIKREVNKNVLKVPRIEQKILDATSNEPWGPHGSLLADIAQATHNYHEYQMIMNIVWKRINDTGKNWRHVYKGLIVLDYLVAHGTERVIDDIREHAYQISTLADFQYIDSSGRDQGSNVRRKSQSLVSLVNDKERIQEVRQKALATRDKYRSAFATSGLGGYSGGYDNDHFEGSYGSRYDNRNGNGREREYGYRDDDRYGGPGDTPNREGDRYSRDSNERYGRDYREDEYKGSHSNHEYAEGTGRRSYGRERDSYGDDEAYSSRGRGSNADGPTQDERPIERKLSNQQIASPPPNYEDVTRDGQDNLHADRNGGSIPAAVPKVPSPSVPATSVPAEQVNGVHDNTVEDVPAPPTAHAEPNGFDEFDPRGSVSDSSPPVNPVPVVNSLEMDLFGSDPISSLALVSVPQPTTTSNVEPPANSGFETNNFMGMPPTSSGFGEIDASNPFGDPTPFKAVHDESPAVPQTNAAPAGSSQSTGPGADANPFQPASASSFGFGDTLGDLTFVSNTAPEQQDIFANTTSFPSEVSAVNPSAVLQQPVSTNLPSQAPQPAVAGPSPVTHAAPTAFAPPQAPQAAHAFAYSQAPHPAAANQSQIPQAVSTSYAPSQVPQTVAPNLPSGQSNFFMQPAPGAGFDSQFGVPTQSGAPPYIPPQTSQFTAPANQQPSQPSFLPQTGTSAPQPALISRGASQPLGVPNSVPPASSFPLQSSSSAPPETLISALQVSQTEPVKKFEPKSKLWSDTLSRGLVNLDISGPKANPHSDIGVDFDSINRKEKRQEKKINQAPVVSTITMGKAMGAGSGIGRAGAGAMASPPNPMGAGRPMGMGMGIGAGYGGGMGMNRPMGMGMGMGMGMNQQQMGMGMGMNQQPMGGMNMGMNQGMPMRPPMGMGPGGMPGAGYNQMGAAYGGQQPYGGYR; this is encoded by the exons ATGAAGAAAGCGTTCAATCAAACGGTTCGGGACAT AAAAAGAGAGGTGAATAAGAATGTCCTCAAGGTTCCCAGAATAGAACAAAAG ATTCTCGACGCCACAAGCAATGAGCCATGGGGCCCACATGGATCTCTCCTGGCAGACATTGCTCAAGCAACTCATAACTA TCATGAGTATCAGATGATCATGAATATTGTGTGGAAGAGGATCAATGACACTGGTAAAAATTGGCGGCATGTTTACAAG GGATTGATTGTCTTGGATTACCTGGTTGCGCATGGTACCGAGCGAGTTATTGATGACATAAGAGAGCATGCTTATCAGATATCG ACACTTGCTGACTTCCAGTACATTGATTCTTCTGGGAGAGATCAAGGCAGCAATGTGCGGAGGAAATCCCAGAGCCTTGTTAGTTTAGTTAACGATAAAGAAAGAATACAGGAAGTTAGGCAGAAAGCGCTTGCGACCAGGGACAA GTACCGGAGTGCATTTGCCACCAGTGGCCTAGGTGGATACAGTGGTGGTTATGACAATGATCATTTTGAGGGCAGCTACGGCAGTAGATATGATAACAGAAATGGAAATGGGAGGGAAAGAGAATATGGATACAGGGACGATGACAGATATGGTGGTCCTGGAGATACACCCAATCGGGAAGGAGATCGTTATTCCAGAGATTCTAATGAACGCTATGGCAGAGATTATAGAGAAGATGAGTACAAAGGAAGTCACAGCAACCATGAATATGCTGAAGGAACAGGCCGCAGGAGCTATGGTCGGGAAAGGGATTCATATGGGGATGATGAAGCTTATTCATCCCG TGGCCGTGGCAGCAACGCCGATGGTCCTACCCAGGATGAGAG GCCTATAGAACGAAAGCTTTCTAACCAGCAGATTGCTTCACCACCACCAAACTACGAAGATGTTACAAGAGATGGCCAGGATAATCTTCATGCTGACAG AAATGGAGGAAGTATTCCTGCTGCTGTACCAAAGGTGCCCTCTCCTTCTGTTCCTGCAACAAGTGTTCCCGCAGAACAGGTGAATGGGGTTCACGATAATACTGTCGAAGATGTACCTGCACCACCAACTGCTCACGCTGAGCCTAATGGATTTGACGAGTTTGATCCACGTGGATCTGTATCAG ATTCTTCCCCTCCTGTGAACCCTGTGCCAGTGGTGAATAGCTTGGAGATGGATTTATTTGGATCAGATCCTATTAGTTCACTGGCTTTGGTATCCGTGCCTCAACCAACAACCACATCAAATGTTGAGCCACCAGCAAATTCAGGTTTTGAGACAAATAATTTCATGGGCATGCCACCAACTTCTTCCGGATTTGGCGAG ATTGATGCATCAAATCCTTTTGGGGACCCTACTCCATTCAAGGCGGTTCATGACGAAAGTCCTGCAGTTCCTCAGACAAATGCTGCTCCTGCTGGTTCTTCCCAGTCCACTGGACCTGGTGCAGATGCAAATCCTTTCCAGCCTGCTTCTGCCTCAAGCTTTGGTTTTGGAGATACCCTTGGTGATCTCACTTTTGTATCAAACACTGCACCTGAGCAGCAAGATATTTTTGCAAACACAACCTCCTTTCCATCAGAGGTATCAGCTGTGAATCCATCCGCGGTTCTTCAACAACCAGTTTCTACTAATTTACCCTCTCAGGCACCTCAGCCTGCAGTTGCTGGCCCATCGCCTGTTACTCATGCTGCTCCCACAGCATTTGCTCCTCCTCAAGCACCCCAGGCTGCTCACGCGTTTGCTTATTCACAAGCACCTCATCCTGCTGCTGCCAACCAGTCTCAAATTCCCCAGGCTGTGTCCACTTCATATGCTCCTTCTCAGGTGCCTCAAACTGTAGCACCCAATCTGCCATCAGGGCAGTCAAACTTCTTTATGCAACCAGCACCAGGGGCTGGTTTTGATAGCCAGTTTGGGGTTCCTACACAGAGCGGAGCTCCACCCTACATTCCTCCACAGACTTCTCAGTTCACTGCTCCAGCAAACCAACAACCATCTCAGCCAAGCTTCCTCCCACAAACTGGAACATCAGCCCCACAGCCAGCTTTGATTTCTCGGGGAGCATCCCAACCTCTTGGTGTGCCAAATTCAGTGCCTCCTGCTTCCAGCTTCCCATTGCAGTCAAGTTCATCAGCTCCCCCAGAAACTCTCATTTCAGCTTTGCAAGTTAGTCAGACTGAGCCAGTGAAGAAATTCGAGCCCAAGTCTAAACTGTGGTCTGATACTCTGAGCCGTGGTCTAGTCAATCTGGACATTTCTGGAC CAAAAGCGAACCCTCATTCTGATATTGGAGTTGACTTTGATTCAATCAATCGCAAGGAGAAAAggcaagaaaagaaaataaaccaAGCGCCTGTGGTGTCAACCATCACCATGGGCAAAGCCATGGGAGCTGGTTCTGGCATTGGTCGGGCTGGTGCGGGTGCAATGGCATCTCCTCCCAACCCAATGGGTGCTGGCAGGCCCATGGGCATGGGTATGGGTATTGGTGCTGGTTATGGTGGCGGAATGGGGATGAATCGGCCAATGGGGATGGGAATGGGAATGGGAATGGGAATGAACCAACAACAAATGGGAATGGGGATGGGGATGAACCAACAACCAATGGGAGGAATGAACATGGGGATGAACCAGGGGATGCCGATGCGGCCTCCTATGGGAATGGGTCCTGGTGGAATGCCCGGAGCTGGCTACAATCAAATGGGTGCAGCATACGGTGGTCAGCAGCCATATGGAGGATACAGGTGA